One window of Ralstonia pickettii DTP0602 genomic DNA carries:
- a CDS encoding adenosylmethionine--8-amino-7-oxononanoate aminotransferase (K00833: bioA; adenosylmethionine-8-amino-7-oxononanoate aminotransferase [EC:2.6.1.62]), whose translation MTLPNQSAFVALPGPAGSATHTDGQQRRATLDHLSLSPGSDAQALGQRSRNAVWHPCTRLRPDDDAVPLAIVRGEGPWLHDASGRRYFDATSSWWVNLFGHANPRINAALASQLETLEHVMLAGCTHAPAVELAERLSALTGGALGNVFYASDGASAVEIALKMSFHYWRNTGLPAKREFVCLRHGYHGETVGALAVTDVEVFRDAYDALIRRAHVVMSPDARQAAPGESAADVAARALAELEALLRERAGQIAALIVEPLVQGAAGMAMYDPSYLDGARALCDRYRVHLIADEIAVGCGRTGTFFAWEQSRAAAEDMAVLPAHLWPDFLCLSKGISGGYLPLSLVLSRPEIQRAFVADELARSFLHSHSYTGNPLACRAALATLDLFAQDDVLARNRERAQWLAEAMSTLAADPRLRHVRQRGLIWAADVRDDAAGADFASRFHHAARARELLVRPIGNTLYVMPPYVFDAAQARWLGEQLLAALDDVTTLVNGEVRHAA comes from the coding sequence ATGACCCTCCCCAACCAGTCCGCCTTCGTCGCACTGCCCGGCCCAGCCGGCAGCGCCACGCACACGGACGGTCAACAAAGGAGGGCTACCTTGGATCACCTGTCCCTTTCCCCAGGCAGCGACGCGCAGGCCCTGGGCCAGCGCAGCCGCAACGCGGTCTGGCACCCCTGCACGCGCCTGCGCCCCGACGACGACGCCGTACCGCTGGCGATCGTGCGCGGCGAAGGCCCGTGGCTGCATGACGCCAGCGGCCGCCGTTATTTCGACGCCACCAGCTCGTGGTGGGTCAACCTGTTTGGCCACGCCAACCCGCGCATCAACGCCGCGCTGGCAAGCCAGCTGGAGACGCTCGAACACGTGATGCTCGCCGGCTGCACCCACGCACCAGCGGTCGAACTGGCCGAGCGCCTGTCCGCACTGACCGGCGGCGCGCTCGGTAATGTCTTCTATGCCTCGGACGGGGCCTCGGCCGTCGAGATCGCGCTGAAGATGAGCTTTCACTACTGGCGCAACACCGGCCTGCCGGCCAAGCGCGAGTTTGTCTGCCTGCGCCACGGCTACCACGGTGAAACCGTGGGCGCGCTCGCCGTGACCGACGTGGAGGTCTTCCGCGACGCCTACGACGCGCTGATCCGCCGCGCGCACGTGGTGATGTCGCCCGACGCACGCCAGGCCGCGCCCGGCGAGTCGGCGGCGGATGTTGCCGCCCGTGCGCTGGCGGAACTGGAAGCGCTGCTGCGAGAACGCGCCGGCCAGATTGCCGCGCTGATCGTCGAGCCGCTGGTGCAGGGCGCCGCCGGCATGGCGATGTATGATCCGTCCTACCTCGACGGCGCACGCGCGCTGTGCGACCGCTACCGGGTCCACCTGATTGCCGACGAGATCGCGGTCGGCTGCGGCCGCACCGGCACCTTCTTCGCGTGGGAACAGTCGCGCGCCGCGGCCGAGGACATGGCGGTGCTGCCCGCGCACCTGTGGCCCGACTTCCTGTGCCTGTCCAAGGGCATCAGCGGCGGCTACCTGCCGCTGTCGCTGGTGTTGTCGCGCCCGGAGATCCAGCGCGCCTTCGTCGCCGACGAGCTGGCGCGCAGCTTCCTGCATTCGCATTCCTATACCGGTAACCCGCTGGCCTGCCGCGCCGCGCTGGCCACGCTCGACCTGTTCGCGCAGGACGACGTGCTCGCGCGCAACCGCGAACGTGCGCAGTGGCTGGCCGAGGCGATGTCCACCCTGGCCGCCGACCCGCGCCTGCGGCACGTGCGCCAGCGGGGCCTGATCTGGGCCGCCGATGTGCGCGATGACGCCGCGGGCGCTGACTTTGCCTCGCGCTTCCACCACGCCGCGCGTGCGCGCGAGCTGCTGGTGCGCCCGATCGGCAATACGCTGTACGTGATGCCGCCCTACGTTTTCGATGCCGCGCAGGCGCGCTGGCTGGGCGAGCAACTGCTGGCCGCGCTCGACGATGTGACCACGCTGGTGAACGGGGAGGTGCGCCATGCTGCTTGA
- a CDS encoding 8-amino-7-oxononanoate synthase (K00652: bioF; 8-amino-7-oxononanoate synthase [EC:2.3.1.47]), protein MLLEQLKRAAEQRHALALTRRRRIAHTACAPHQAVGEVKEARPESLLTFCSNDYMGLANHPDVIAALAEGAHRYGAGSGASHLVSGHSLAHAQLEAELARWFAPHIPHARTLYFCTGYMANMAVLTALGAADATLFCESLNHASLIDGARLARADVQRYPHCDTAALEALLAASTSERKLIVTDSVFSMDGDVAPLRELLALADRYDAWIIVDDAHGFGVLGEQGRGVLEALGLSSERFIYIGTLGKAAGVAGAFVAAHETIIEHLVNTARPYIYTTAAPPAVAHALLTSLAIIEGEEGRQRRAQLTRCIAMLRGGLAQLAAIAGWTLGDSETAIQPLIVGDNGAALALSATLEGDGIRVGAIRPPTVPEGTARLRITLSASHTEADVQRLLDVLSAAVAQREAA, encoded by the coding sequence ATGCTGCTTGAACAACTGAAGCGGGCTGCCGAGCAACGCCACGCGCTGGCCCTGACGCGCCGCCGCCGCATCGCGCACACCGCGTGCGCGCCGCACCAGGCCGTGGGCGAAGTGAAAGAGGCGCGGCCGGAATCGCTGCTGACCTTCTGCAGCAACGACTACATGGGGCTGGCCAACCATCCCGACGTGATCGCCGCGCTGGCCGAAGGCGCGCATCGCTATGGCGCGGGCAGCGGCGCCTCGCACCTGGTCAGCGGCCATTCGCTGGCGCATGCGCAGCTCGAAGCGGAACTGGCGCGCTGGTTCGCGCCGCATATCCCGCACGCGCGCACGCTGTATTTCTGCACCGGCTACATGGCCAACATGGCGGTGCTGACCGCGCTGGGCGCGGCGGACGCGACGCTGTTCTGCGAATCGCTCAACCATGCCTCGCTGATCGACGGCGCCCGGCTGGCGCGCGCGGACGTGCAGCGCTACCCGCACTGCGATACCGCCGCGCTGGAAGCCCTGCTGGCGGCCAGCACCAGCGAACGCAAGCTGATCGTCACCGACAGCGTGTTCAGCATGGACGGCGACGTCGCACCGCTGCGCGAACTGCTGGCGCTGGCCGACCGCTATGACGCGTGGATCATCGTCGACGATGCGCACGGCTTCGGCGTGCTGGGCGAGCAGGGCCGCGGCGTGCTGGAGGCGCTGGGGCTCTCGTCCGAGCGCTTTATCTATATCGGCACGCTCGGCAAGGCCGCGGGCGTGGCGGGGGCGTTCGTCGCCGCGCACGAGACCATCATCGAGCACCTGGTCAACACCGCGCGGCCATATATCTACACCACGGCCGCGCCGCCGGCGGTCGCGCATGCATTGCTGACCAGCCTGGCGATCATCGAAGGCGAAGAGGGCAGGCAACGCCGCGCCCAACTGACGCGCTGCATCGCCATGCTGCGCGGCGGGCTGGCGCAACTGGCCGCGATCGCGGGCTGGACGCTCGGCGATAGCGAGACTGCGATCCAGCCGCTGATCGTCGGCGACAACGGCGCCGCGCTCGCGCTGTCGGCAACGCTGGAGGGCGACGGCATCCGCGTCGGCGCGATCCGCCCGCCGACGGTGCCCGAGGGCACGGCGCGGCTGCGTATCACGCTGTCGGCCTCGCACACCGAAGCCGACGTGCAGCGCCTGCTGGATGTACTGAGCGCCGCGGTGGCGCAGCGGGAGGCGGCATGA
- a CDS encoding dithiobiotin synthetase (K01935: bioD; dethiobiotin synthetase [EC:6.3.3.3]): MTARQPFACFVTGTDTGVGKTHASATLLHALNAAGYRTAGMKPVASGSEWRDGHWHNDDVAQLRAASSVTVPLGHTCPFLLRTPCSPHLAAAQEGVRITRAPIREAFDALRHQAEAVVVEGVGGFHVPLDVGAVRWSTADLAVMLGLPVVMVVGIRLGCLNHAVLTAQAIRARGLNLAGWIANRVDPDMLLADENIATLHASLDAPCLGELPWQQEPAAAASRLDLAPLLAANQYQAEAAGLAA; the protein is encoded by the coding sequence ATGACAGCACGCCAGCCTTTCGCCTGCTTTGTCACTGGCACCGATACCGGCGTCGGCAAGACCCACGCCAGCGCCACGCTGCTGCACGCGTTGAACGCCGCCGGCTACCGCACCGCGGGCATGAAGCCCGTGGCCAGCGGCAGCGAATGGCGCGACGGCCACTGGCACAACGATGACGTGGCGCAGCTGCGCGCCGCCAGCTCGGTGACGGTGCCGCTTGGCCATACCTGTCCGTTCCTGCTGCGCACGCCGTGCTCGCCGCACCTCGCCGCCGCGCAGGAGGGTGTGCGCATTACACGCGCACCGATCCGCGAAGCGTTCGACGCGCTGCGCCACCAGGCCGAGGCCGTGGTGGTGGAGGGCGTGGGCGGTTTCCACGTGCCACTGGATGTCGGCGCGGTGCGCTGGAGCACCGCCGACCTGGCGGTCATGCTCGGCCTGCCGGTCGTGATGGTGGTCGGCATCCGGCTTGGCTGCCTGAACCACGCCGTGCTGACCGCCCAGGCCATCCGAGCGCGCGGCCTCAACCTGGCCGGCTGGATCGCCAACCGGGTCGACCCGGACATGCTGCTCGCCGACGAGAACATCGCCACTTTGCATGCGTCGCTGGACGCGCCATGCCTGGGTGAACTGCCCTGGCAACAGGAACCCGCCGCTGCCGCTTCCAGGCTCGATCTCGCGCCGCTGCTTGCCGCCAATCAATACCAAGCCGAGGCCGCTGGCCTCGCCGCCTGA
- a CDS encoding biotin synthase (K01012: bioB; biotin synthase [EC:2.8.1.6]), with protein sequence MTQAHTVTTVSVDALRQTARSHALPDDAEWRVDDVAALFALPFNDLLFRAQQVHRENFDANTVQLSTLLSIKTGGCEEDCGYCPQSAHHDAGVKAEKLMALDEVLDAARAAKANGATRFCMGAAWRSPKDRHLEPVMDMVREVKAMGLETCVTLGMLKAEQAQQLKEAGLDYYNHNLDTSPEFYGKIITTRTYQDRLDTIGHVRDAGINVCCGGIVGMGEAREARAGLIAQLANMDPYPESVPINNLVQVEGTPLAGTEALDPFEFVRTIAVARITMPRAMVRLSAGREAMDEALQALCFMAGANSIFYGEKLLTTGNPQADRDRALLARLDIRAEGYAG encoded by the coding sequence ATGACCCAAGCTCACACCGTTACCACCGTTTCCGTTGACGCCCTGCGCCAGACCGCGCGCTCGCATGCCCTGCCCGATGACGCCGAGTGGCGCGTCGATGACGTGGCCGCACTGTTCGCGCTGCCGTTCAACGACCTGCTGTTCCGCGCCCAGCAAGTGCATCGCGAGAACTTCGACGCTAACACCGTGCAGCTGTCCACGCTGCTGTCGATCAAGACCGGCGGCTGCGAGGAGGATTGTGGCTACTGCCCGCAGAGCGCGCACCACGATGCCGGCGTCAAGGCCGAGAAGCTGATGGCGCTGGACGAGGTGCTCGACGCCGCGCGTGCGGCCAAGGCCAACGGCGCCACGCGCTTCTGCATGGGCGCCGCCTGGCGCAGCCCGAAGGACCGCCACCTGGAACCTGTGATGGACATGGTCCGCGAGGTGAAGGCCATGGGCCTGGAAACCTGCGTGACGCTGGGCATGCTCAAGGCCGAACAGGCGCAGCAACTCAAGGAAGCCGGCCTCGACTACTACAACCACAACCTGGATACCTCGCCGGAGTTTTACGGGAAGATCATCACCACGCGCACCTACCAGGACCGGCTCGACACCATCGGCCATGTGCGTGACGCCGGCATCAACGTCTGCTGCGGCGGCATCGTCGGCATGGGCGAGGCGCGCGAGGCGCGCGCCGGGCTGATCGCGCAGCTGGCCAATATGGACCCGTACCCGGAGTCGGTACCCATCAACAACCTGGTGCAGGTCGAAGGCACGCCGCTGGCCGGCACCGAAGCGCTGGACCCGTTCGAGTTCGTCCGCACCATCGCCGTGGCCCGCATCACCATGCCGCGTGCGATGGTGCGCCTGTCCGCCGGCCGCGAGGCCATGGACGAAGCGTTGCAGGCGCTGTGCTTCATGGCCGGCGCCAATTCTATTTTCTACGGCGAAAAGCTGCTGACCACCGGCAATCCGCAGGCCGACCGCGATCGCGCCCTGCTGGCCCGCCTCGATATCCGCGCAGAGGGTTACGCGGGATGA
- a CDS encoding 3-methylcrotonyl-CoA carboxylase subunit alpha (K01968: E6.4.1.4A; 3-methylcrotonyl-CoA carboxylase alpha subunit [EC:6.4.1.4]), with protein MFNKILIANRGEIACRVAATCRRLGIRTVAVYSDADADARHVAFCDEAVHIGGAAARDSYLRADHIIEMAKETGAQAIHPGYGFLSENEAFAEACAAAGLVFIGPPASAINAMGSKSAAKQLMEKASVPLVPGYHGEDQDPALLRRESDRIGYPVLLKASAGGGGKGMRVVESGDGFEAALASVKREASASFGDDKVLVEKYLTRPRHIEIQVFADTHGNCVYLFERDCSVQRRHQKVLEEAPAPGMTEARRRAMGEAAVAAAKAVGYVGAGTVEFIANQDGSFYFMEMNTRLQVEHPVTEMITGQDLVEWQLRVAAGEPLPLTQEQLRIDGHALEARIYAENPDKQFLPSTGTLRFLRTPPAVQFMRGGDTHGPAGIRIDAGVREGDTISPFYDPMIAKLIVWGKDRDEALARMRQALASYHVVGLSTNVAFLQRLVSSQAFRTADLDTGLIERNEKVLFPAPAPVGMEIIALAVAALMDRENRERRIDAADQHSPWTHGGAWRLNGGATRQLRFGYGEQVLDVTLHTNEHRSTLIYADQAAPFACTCQAGDIRVDLGTRRAHGQVHVDGEAFHVFNAGRHVSLTWLDPLAHAGEAESEGGKLTAPMPGKVIAVMVEAGSTVTRGAPLLVMEAMKMEHTISAPADGVVSEVLYGVGEQVAEGAQLLAFEGK; from the coding sequence ATGTTCAACAAGATCCTGATCGCCAACCGCGGTGAAATCGCCTGCCGCGTGGCCGCCACCTGCCGCCGGCTCGGCATCCGCACCGTCGCGGTGTACTCGGACGCCGACGCCGACGCGCGCCACGTCGCCTTCTGCGACGAGGCCGTGCATATCGGCGGCGCGGCCGCGCGCGACAGCTACCTGCGCGCCGATCACATCATCGAGATGGCGAAGGAGACCGGCGCCCAGGCCATCCACCCGGGCTACGGCTTCCTGTCCGAGAACGAGGCCTTTGCCGAGGCCTGCGCCGCGGCCGGGCTGGTCTTTATCGGACCGCCCGCGTCCGCCATCAACGCGATGGGCAGCAAGAGCGCGGCCAAGCAGCTGATGGAGAAGGCTTCGGTGCCGCTGGTGCCGGGCTACCATGGCGAGGACCAGGATCCGGCCCTGCTGCGCCGCGAGTCCGATCGCATCGGCTACCCGGTGCTGCTCAAGGCCAGCGCGGGCGGCGGCGGCAAGGGCATGCGCGTGGTCGAGTCTGGCGATGGTTTCGAGGCCGCGCTGGCCTCGGTCAAGCGCGAGGCGTCGGCCAGCTTCGGCGACGACAAGGTGCTGGTGGAGAAATACCTGACCCGCCCGCGCCACATCGAGATCCAGGTGTTCGCCGATACCCACGGCAACTGCGTCTACCTGTTCGAGCGCGACTGCTCGGTGCAGCGCCGCCACCAGAAGGTGCTGGAAGAAGCGCCGGCACCGGGCATGACCGAAGCACGCCGCCGCGCCATGGGCGAGGCCGCGGTCGCCGCGGCCAAGGCCGTAGGCTATGTCGGCGCCGGCACGGTGGAGTTCATCGCCAACCAGGACGGCTCCTTCTACTTCATGGAGATGAACACGCGCCTGCAGGTCGAGCATCCGGTCACCGAGATGATCACCGGGCAGGACCTGGTCGAGTGGCAGCTGCGCGTCGCCGCCGGCGAGCCGCTGCCGCTGACGCAGGAGCAATTGCGCATCGACGGCCACGCGCTGGAAGCGCGTATCTACGCCGAGAATCCCGACAAGCAGTTCCTGCCCTCCACCGGCACGCTGCGCTTCCTGCGCACGCCGCCGGCGGTGCAGTTCATGCGCGGCGGTGATACGCACGGCCCGGCCGGCATCCGCATCGATGCCGGCGTGCGCGAGGGCGACACCATCAGCCCGTTCTACGACCCGATGATCGCCAAGCTGATCGTCTGGGGCAAGGATCGCGACGAAGCGCTGGCACGCATGCGCCAGGCGCTGGCGTCGTATCACGTGGTGGGGCTGTCGACCAACGTCGCCTTCCTGCAGAGGCTGGTGTCGTCGCAGGCGTTTCGCACCGCCGATCTCGATACCGGCCTGATCGAGCGCAACGAGAAGGTCCTGTTCCCGGCGCCGGCGCCGGTCGGCATGGAGATCATCGCGCTGGCCGTGGCCGCGCTGATGGATCGCGAGAACCGCGAGCGCCGCATCGACGCCGCCGACCAGCATTCGCCGTGGACCCACGGCGGCGCGTGGCGGCTGAACGGTGGCGCGACGCGCCAGTTGCGCTTCGGCTATGGCGAGCAGGTGCTCGACGTCACGCTGCACACCAATGAGCACCGCAGCACGCTGATCTATGCCGACCAGGCCGCGCCATTCGCCTGCACCTGCCAGGCGGGCGATATCCGCGTCGACCTCGGCACGCGCCGCGCGCATGGGCAGGTACATGTCGATGGCGAGGCGTTCCATGTCTTCAATGCCGGGCGGCATGTCAGCCTGACCTGGCTCGATCCGCTCGCGCACGCGGGCGAAGCCGAGAGCGAAGGCGGCAAGCTGACCGCGCCGATGCCGGGCAAGGTCATCGCGGTGATGGTCGAGGCCGGCAGCACCGTCACGCGCGGCGCGCCGCTGCTGGTGATGGAAGCGATGAAGATGGAGCACACCATCAGCGCACCGGCCGACGGCGTGGTCAGCGAAGTGCTGTACGGCGTCGGCGAGCAGGTGGCCGAAGGGGCGCAGCTGCTGGCGTTCGAAGGGAAGTAA
- a CDS encoding glyoxylate reductase (K12972: ghrA; gyoxylate/hydroxypyruvate reductase A [EC:1.1.1.79 1.1.1.81]), translating to MKLQLYVPDGRYDPWIEGFAEALPEAECVTWEGSRGEPADYAVVWRPPVEMLRGRTDLKAVFNLGAGVDGILRLRDEAPDALPAGVPIVRLDDAGMAAQMAEYVTHAALRYFRKLDAYEAQQRAGTWKFLKPHRRADFTIGVMGVGTLGTHIARALAGFGFPVRGWSRTARAIEGVSGFYGDAGQAPFLDGLRVLVNVLPLTPQTENILNAGLFARLAQGAYVINVARGQHLVEEDLLAAVQSGQIGGATLDVFRTEPLPAEHPFWQEPRITITPHISALTLREDSITQIAGKIRAMRAGQPIAGVVDVQRGY from the coding sequence ATGAAGTTGCAGTTGTACGTCCCTGACGGCCGCTATGATCCGTGGATCGAAGGCTTCGCCGAAGCACTCCCCGAAGCCGAATGCGTGACGTGGGAGGGCAGCCGTGGCGAACCAGCCGACTACGCCGTGGTCTGGCGCCCGCCGGTGGAAATGCTGCGTGGCCGTACCGACCTGAAGGCGGTATTCAACCTCGGGGCCGGTGTCGACGGCATCCTGCGCCTGCGCGACGAAGCGCCGGATGCGTTGCCTGCCGGCGTACCGATCGTGCGGCTCGACGATGCCGGCATGGCCGCGCAGATGGCCGAGTACGTCACCCACGCCGCGCTGCGCTATTTCCGCAAGCTCGATGCCTATGAAGCGCAGCAACGCGCCGGCACCTGGAAATTCCTCAAGCCGCACCGCCGCGCCGACTTCACCATCGGCGTGATGGGCGTGGGCACGCTGGGCACGCATATCGCCCGCGCGCTGGCGGGCTTCGGCTTCCCGGTGCGTGGCTGGAGCCGCACCGCGCGCGCCATCGAAGGCGTAAGCGGTTTCTATGGCGATGCCGGCCAGGCGCCGTTCCTCGACGGCCTGCGCGTGCTGGTCAATGTGCTGCCGCTGACACCGCAGACCGAGAACATCCTGAACGCAGGGCTGTTCGCGCGGCTGGCGCAGGGCGCGTATGTGATCAACGTGGCGCGCGGCCAGCACCTGGTCGAAGAGGACCTGTTGGCCGCGGTCCAATCGGGACAGATCGGTGGTGCCACGCTCGACGTGTTCCGCACCGAGCCGCTGCCGGCGGAGCACCCGTTCTGGCAGGAGCCGCGCATCACCATCACGCCGCATATCTCGGCGCTGACGCTGCGCGAGGACAGCATCACCCAGATCGCCGGCAAGATTCGCGCAATGCGCGCGGGCCAGCCGATCGCGGGCGTGGTCGACGTGCAGCGCGGCTACTGA
- a CDS encoding hydroxymethylglutaryl-CoA lyase (K01640: E4.1.3.4, HMGCL, hmgL; hydroxymethylglutaryl-CoA lyase [EC:4.1.3.4]), with product MTIPNYVKIVEVGPRDGLQNEKAMVPTDVKVALINQLTDAGFVNIEAASFVSPKWVPQMADGAEVMARIQRRPGTLYSALTPNMKGFEGAIAAGADEVVIFGAASEAFSQKNINCSIAESIARFEPVAAAAKDKGVRLRGSISCALGCPYQGEVPVHAVVDVVRRMRELGCDEIDIADTIGVGTPVRVQEVMRAAAAEFALDRLSGHFHDTYGQALSNILASLEVGISIFHASVAGLGGCPYAKGATGNVATEDVLYMLHGMGIHTGIDLEAMVRTGDYISQAIGRANSSRVGRAMLTKWAAASDAAPACV from the coding sequence ATGACCATCCCGAACTACGTGAAGATCGTTGAAGTCGGCCCGCGCGACGGCCTGCAGAACGAAAAGGCGATGGTGCCGACCGACGTCAAGGTCGCGCTGATCAACCAGCTCACCGACGCCGGCTTCGTCAATATCGAGGCGGCGTCGTTCGTCTCGCCCAAGTGGGTGCCGCAGATGGCCGACGGTGCCGAGGTGATGGCGCGCATCCAGCGCCGGCCGGGCACGCTGTACTCGGCGCTGACGCCGAACATGAAGGGCTTCGAGGGCGCGATCGCCGCCGGTGCCGACGAGGTGGTGATCTTTGGCGCGGCCAGTGAGGCGTTCTCGCAGAAGAACATCAACTGCTCGATCGCGGAATCGATCGCGCGCTTCGAGCCCGTTGCCGCCGCGGCGAAAGACAAGGGCGTGCGCCTGCGCGGCAGCATCTCGTGCGCGCTGGGCTGCCCGTACCAGGGCGAAGTGCCGGTACACGCGGTGGTCGACGTGGTGCGCCGCATGCGCGAGCTGGGCTGCGACGAGATCGACATTGCCGACACCATCGGCGTGGGTACCCCCGTGCGCGTGCAGGAAGTGATGCGCGCAGCCGCGGCGGAGTTTGCGCTCGACCGGCTGTCGGGCCATTTCCACGACACCTACGGACAGGCGCTGTCCAACATCCTGGCCAGCCTGGAAGTGGGCATCTCGATCTTCCACGCCTCGGTGGCGGGGCTGGGCGGCTGCCCCTACGCCAAGGGCGCGACCGGAAACGTGGCGACCGAGGACGTGCTGTACATGCTGCACGGCATGGGTATCCACACCGGCATCGACCTGGAAGCGATGGTGCGCACCGGCGACTACATCTCGCAGGCGATCGGCCGCGCCAACAGTTCGCGCGTGGGCCGCGCCATGCTGACCAAATGGGCCGCCGCCAGCGATGCGGCGCCCGCCTGCGTCTGA
- a CDS encoding prolyl-tRNA synthetase has product MTASNEALPESAQRVADLLAELGHDRPVVLLPATGKTSAEAAAGLGCSVAEIAKSIIFRRVADDVPVLVIASGSNRVDEAKVAARVGALGKADARFVREKTGYAIGGVCPIGHAVAPVMLLDQDLFRYDSLWAAAGHPHAVFNLTPHQLQQMTGAEVADVAAGSAA; this is encoded by the coding sequence ATGACGGCAAGTAACGAAGCACTGCCGGAGTCCGCGCAGCGCGTCGCGGACCTGCTGGCCGAACTTGGCCACGATCGCCCGGTAGTGTTGCTGCCCGCGACCGGTAAGACTTCCGCGGAAGCCGCGGCGGGCCTGGGCTGCAGCGTGGCCGAGATCGCCAAGTCCATCATCTTCCGGCGCGTGGCCGACGATGTGCCGGTGCTGGTGATCGCCAGCGGCAGCAACCGCGTCGACGAGGCCAAGGTGGCCGCCCGCGTGGGCGCGCTGGGCAAGGCTGACGCGCGCTTCGTGCGCGAGAAGACCGGCTATGCCATCGGCGGCGTCTGCCCGATCGGCCATGCGGTGGCGCCGGTGATGCTGCTGGACCAGGACCTGTTCCGCTATGACAGCCTGTGGGCGGCGGCGGGGCATCCGCACGCGGTGTTCAACCTGACGCCGCATCAGCTGCAGCAGATGACCGGTGCGGAAGTGGCCGACGTGGCCGCGGGATCCGCGGCATGA
- a CDS encoding thioesterase, which translates to MSPELRPGLTFRWQYTVPPKATVPQLYDDIPCCPEMPDVLATGYMVGIMECACLQMLRDHLDWPREQSLGTLVSFSHLALTPPGMTVTVKGELVEVDGRRLRFELSAWDGEDKISEGVHERHLIDAGRFNQKVAAKAARAAA; encoded by the coding sequence ATGAGCCCCGAACTTCGCCCCGGCCTGACCTTCCGGTGGCAGTACACAGTGCCGCCCAAGGCCACGGTGCCGCAGCTGTATGACGACATCCCTTGCTGCCCGGAGATGCCCGACGTGCTGGCCACCGGCTATATGGTCGGCATCATGGAATGCGCCTGCCTGCAGATGCTGCGCGATCACCTGGACTGGCCGCGCGAGCAGTCGCTCGGCACGCTGGTCAGCTTCTCGCACCTGGCGCTGACGCCGCCGGGCATGACTGTGACGGTGAAGGGCGAACTGGTCGAGGTGGACGGGCGCCGGTTGCGCTTTGAACTGAGCGCGTGGGACGGCGAGGACAAGATCTCCGAAGGCGTGCATGAGCGCCACCTGATCGACGCCGGCCGCTTTAATCAGAAGGTGGCGGCCAAGGCCGCCCGCGCGGCGGCCTGA
- a CDS encoding hypothetical protein (K06938: K06938) translates to MPPDCIDMADMPAPVTSAAEIAVQADAALRAAPVPSPCRNVCRMDAASGFCEGCLRTIEEIAGWSSASDEDKRRIWAQLPQRAAWLAGEEASP, encoded by the coding sequence GTGCCGCCTGACTGCATCGACATGGCTGACATGCCCGCGCCCGTGACGTCCGCTGCAGAGATAGCCGTGCAGGCCGACGCGGCGCTGCGGGCCGCGCCCGTGCCGTCGCCGTGCCGCAACGTCTGCCGCATGGACGCGGCCAGCGGCTTCTGCGAGGGCTGCCTGCGCACCATCGAAGAGATCGCCGGCTGGTCGTCAGCCAGCGACGAAGACAAGCGCCGCATCTGGGCGCAACTGCCCCAGCGCGCCGCATGGCTGGCAGGCGAGGAGGCATCCCCTTGA